In the Fretibacterium sp. OH1220_COT-178 genome, ATCGTGCCGAAAAATCGCGCCGTTTTCCCAATAGGGCCGCCGGCTTCATTCTGGAGCATTGTCTTTTACGCAAAAATTCAGTCATTTTAAAAGAAACACCCTTCAAGGCTCGAGGACGATGTGAGAGCCGGTGAAACGAACGACGAACAAAACAAAAAAGCGATGGGAATGTTGAAAAACGAGAATATCGATTTTGGTTATACCAGTTGATCTTACCTTTTCACTTTTGTGTCATAATAGCATAAAAGCGAAAGCTGTAAAGCCGCAGGAGAATTTCGCACGCAGGGCTGTTTTGCGAACAAACCATCGGGCCTGTCCGTTTGTTTTTGCGAATATCGACAATTTTTCGGGACTTTTTGGGATGGTGCCACGCAAATGGAGACGAAACGGGAACGGCTGATTCAGAGACTGACCGAGGAGATCCAAACGGGGTGCTTTCGGGCCGCCTCGCGATTGCCGCCGGAGCGCGTCCTGATGGAGCGGATGGGGGTGACGCGGACCCTCCTCAGGGAGGCCCTGATGACGATGGAGGGCATGGGCAGGATCTCCATCGAGGGACGGAGCGGCATCACCATCGTTCGGAACGGGGAGGAAAAAATAGGCCAGGGCATCGAGAGGCTGGCTCAGTGGCCGTCGGTCCTGAGCGGGGAGATCCTGGAGGTCCGGCTGATTCTCGAGGTCCCCGCCGCGAAGTTCGCCGCCAAAGCACGGAGCGAAGCGGACCTGGAGCAGATGGATCGGTGCCTTGCCGCCCTTTCGGCCTTCGACCACCGCGACGAAAAGGACTACGCCCGCGGGGACGAATGGGACTTCCTGCTGCACCAGACCATCATGAGGGCGGCGGGGAACGAGCTGCTGCTGCGCGTCTACGAGGGCGTGGCCTCCCTGATGCGGGACTTCACGCGGCGCTACCGGGGCGTGCTCTTCAACCGCATCGCCGGATGGGCCGAGAGGGCCTTCCGGGAGCACACGCAGCTGGTCGAGGCCATCCGTGCCCGGAACCCGGAGGAGGCGGGGGAGACGATGCACCGTCATCTATGCCGCACCCTGAAGATCGACCGTTTCGTGAACGATCCGCCCGACCGGTCCGCCCGGGATGTGTTCTGCGGAGAAATTTCCTGACCGGCGGGAGCAGCCGGCGCCAGGCCAAGGATGTCTTCTGCCGATTCTATCGGGCGGCAGGGCTCCCATCCTGTGCGGCGGAGGAGAAATGCCCCTTATCGTTGGGCAGGGCTGCCCGTCCCATCCGCCTGATCGGGCCAAGCTCCTAAACCGCCTTATCACTTCGCCACAGGAATGCTCAGATA is a window encoding:
- a CDS encoding FadR/GntR family transcriptional regulator — translated: METKRERLIQRLTEEIQTGCFRAASRLPPERVLMERMGVTRTLLREALMTMEGMGRISIEGRSGITIVRNGEEKIGQGIERLAQWPSVLSGEILEVRLILEVPAAKFAAKARSEADLEQMDRCLAALSAFDHRDEKDYARGDEWDFLLHQTIMRAAGNELLLRVYEGVASLMRDFTRRYRGVLFNRIAGWAERAFREHTQLVEAIRARNPEEAGETMHRHLCRTLKIDRFVNDPPDRSARDVFCGEIS